DNA sequence from the Pseudochaenichthys georgianus unplaced genomic scaffold, fPseGeo1.2 scaffold_1056_arrow_ctg1, whole genome shotgun sequence genome:
ATATCATATTTGGAATCTGTTGCCTGAACAATACAGCATTAGGCTTTAATAAACATCTCTTATTTGACAATACAATTTTACAAAATGTAAGATTTCTGCTGCTACAATGTTTTCATCCAAGGAAATGACTTTATATTATCAAGTAAGACACCCAATGATTTACAAACACCATGTATTTACTGATGGTGGAcactaggggtcgaccgataatCGTTttggccgattatcggggccgatattccgcatttgaccgattatcggtatcggcctttttttttttatcaaattgccgatacaactttggctctgatgcggccgtttctctggctgcagtcaccactctgttcacacgagcaatgtcccgcccacagcgctatctgacaGGGGgggtggagcctcgcagtttttcaggttgatatgtgaagctcattagctagccaacatgtatctagcaaatgtttagcaaaatattagaagtgaggctactagactaacgttaggtctactgtcaTAGCCTCACTTGTAAAAGTTTgctaaacattagctagcactagtgtttttcagttgctagcagtttattgggattttatgctagatagacagatgtgatgaattaagcattattgttagttaagcatgtcagcctgcagccccacttcgtgtctctctctaactcatagcagatgactgcactaaagaaaagggcacagagaggaaaccagttgtaagatgtttaaaagttaattaaacataatatatgcttaaatgcatttcaaagaggttgtgttggagtttgtgttattctacattttgacactatattttctgattttactgcaaatgtatatcggttccaaatatcggttatcggtctccttgattactaataatcggtatcggccttgaaaaagccatatcggtcgatccctagtgGATACCACATACCTTTAGGACACACAATACAGTTAACCTCCTATCTACACCCTTCTTTACCTGAACCCCACTCCTCACGTGACCCTGCAACACAGTCACCTAGCACCTCTGTGGCTTTTTCATAATCAATTGTGAAAATTCCTGCAACATTTGAAGGCACCACCCTGTATGCTTTATCTtttgcattaaagtgagccaggAAGGCTGAAGCACAATAGGTGACGCCCAGAGAAAAGAGCAGAGAAAAGGTCGAGGAAAGTCTGATCATTTGATGAATTACATTGTATATGGTGTGCTAACATTAACACTCTATAAAcctctctttaagttaaactttCAGATCACAACACGTAAGAAAAATGAGAGCTGACATTAACAATGTAAAAAATACCGTAAAGCGTAGAATATTGCCTTAAAAAGTAAGCAAATTGACAGATGAACTCAATGCCATTTACCGTAGAGTTAAACATATTTCCTTAAAAAGTAAGAAGGTAGATAGTATAAACTCACGTGTATTTAGCGTTAAAGTCAGAATAATTCCGtaaaaagtaataaaatgacagAATAAAGCTAAAAAAGATTTACCGTAAAACTCAGAATACAAGTGCACTCGAACTCTAGGGGCGTTTTGTTTGCCCACCGGCTAGCTTTGTTTTGTAGCACCTCTgctaaacaaacaaataaaagttAATAAAGCTAGTTAACATTAGTAAGCTCATTATGACTTGTTAACTACATTGAAGTCAGAGTTTTGTACTGACACGATTTCACATTGTGGACAAGAAGCAGAACAAAAGATAGCCGTTGAATGAACACTTTACGGTACTCCCAAACTTACCACAACTGCCACCAACGGCTGTCCCGGGATGAAATTCGACATTGCGCTACTACTATATTTAAAgttataaacaaataaacaaacaaaaaatctacCACCGGCTGTTATTTTGGGGTAAAAAGCTCTTGATAGTGGGACAACTTGGTAGATTTACTCCATAAATCCCAGGCTGGAAAACCAACTGCTCTGCTTCCAGGGTGACGTCACGTGGCCCCCAAGCCTATCAAGTTAGCGCGTTTTGTAGCACGGGGTAGCTGGCGAGGGCGGTGTTTAACAGTTGCGTTacaaatcaaactcccaaagtGTTGTTGGGCCCACCTTGTGTTCCGAGACAAGTATGGGTGTGTCCCTTATAAGGACCTGAAAAACAGTGACCTCATGGTGATCTGAACAGGGTGGCTTCACCTGTAAAATAATTACTTATCATAGTATCACAACTTAAAAGTAATTTAACCGTTTGACAGAGGGACGATAGATCATAGAGATTTCaacggtcttttattttgaaactctacataaGAATGTCCTGATATTCTGAGTGAATATTTGGGGAGCCCTGCAGTGAAATTAGTATGTTATTATGGACTGTTCTtcatttattcttatctaaaaatAGAGGGACGATAGCTCATACAGTATATgagatttaaaatatattttattttgaaaatgtacatcagaatgtcctaaTATTCTGATGTACATAGAGGGACtgtagctcatatatgagactttatttattttgaaactgttcACTCATAGAGGGACCAAcgttcttttattttgaaactctacatcagaatgtcctaaTATTCTGATAGGGACGATGGCTCATATGAGACtttaaaggtcttttattttgaaactgttcACTCATAGAGGGACGATAAATCATATATGATATTTCaacggtcttttattttgaaactgttcACTCAGAGGGACGATAGCTCATATGAGATTTCaacggtcttttattttgaaactctacataaGAATCTCCTGATATTCTCCGCGTGAATATTTCGGGTGGCCTGCGATCACCCTCAAGTGTAATTAGCCTTTGATTATGgacagttttttatttgttcTTATCTAAAAATAGAGGGACGGTATGAGGACAGTATGAatttaaaatatgatttaaaatatgttttattttgaaactctgcATCAGAATGTCCTAATATTCTGATGTACAGGACTGTAGCTCATATACGAGACtttaaaggtcttttatttttgaaacgGTTCACTCATAGAGGGACGATAGCTCATATGAGATTTCaacggtcttttattttgaaactctacataaGAATCTCCTGATATTCTCTGAGTGAATATTTGGGGTGGCATGCTATCACCCTGAAATTAGTCTTTGATTATGGACAGTTCTTATCTAAAAATAGAGGGACGATGGCTCATACAGTATATGacatttaaaacacattttattttgaaactgtacatcagaatgtcctaaTATTCTGATGTACATAGAGGGACGATGGCTCatatgagacttttattttgaaactgttcACTCAGAGGGACGATCGCTCATATATGAGGTTTCAacagtcttttattttgaaactgttcATCAGAATGACCTGATATTCTCTGAGTGAGTATTTGGGGTggcctgctatcaccctgaagtgtcTCTATAGCTAAGAATAAgtgtagataacccaatttggGTTCTGTGAGACTGAAGGGTGTAAggaaaacttctgtgtagcaatgcagtggagtcaccgactcaggaaggagacacggtagagcttcgatgtcaaacactggaggtttatttggagtttcggCCGGAGCATTcgcatcacaagtcacagcggTCACGGTCCGACTGCAcggagagttgccacgtcaattctggagcgcctctctctcgtcagcccatttaactggtttcacagagtaatcaacatatcttGATAAGACAGTTTaaccagttgggcacactgagtcacttgggtccatcacttatggcctcgaagatgtcatacattggagtccacaaacaacaaagaaggaagtgtcccagtgcacccacaacaacagaccgagtgtcgaccggtcacagaatgggaacaataacattatggctgaagcagcctgtgtcttaaaggagataaacagacgtcagggttggtcctgtacgtcctatctaggagtctaggtcaATTATGTCCCTAACAAAGGGGATGTTGCATTGTTTTTGAGCCTCCTTTGCAGCAAGCTAGGACCGAGGTTTCAGAATGGTGACTGGCGCTTGAATGAGAGGCAGTGCCATAAGGAGTACGCTATGGGCTGATAGCTGGCGAAGACAGTGCCTTTCACGTAGTggtaatttcgtcagctatttttttatttagttttagtcttagtcctgtgttaaatttcctttttagttttagtcatatttagtcaccttcatcctgtttttatttagtcaagatttagtcgactaaaagtctgagcattttagtcttattttagtcaaagaaaactaattattttagtctactttttgtcaatgaaaacggttgagtcttttttagtcatcagattatatagaacatttcagtcaaactagtcaaaCCAATAATTTATCATTATTGCCATCTCGTcatcgtcatggaaaaaaaggtcgttgatgaacatatttcgtcatagttttagtcaacgaaattaacactactttCACGCTCCGCATCAAAATCAAAATGGCTTCTTTAAATCTGTTCCGCTGACGCTCACCTGAATGCTTTTTACACACAACCCTTTTGTCGATAAAAACAAGTGTTGAAAGTGGAAAgtgttaaaatgtaaattaaccACGGACACCAAATGGCTTAAAAGTGTTTTTAATATCTCTCCATGATTCTTGAGGCAACACTACAAAGACATTCAAAAGATAAAGACGGCAAACGTTCACACTTTCCTTTAAACGATACAAAACGGATATCGACATCCTTCAGAAATAAAATAAGCTTATATATGCGATGCTCTCGATACATGACAATCAAACTAAAAACGGCACGATAATAAAACGGTTTTTCTCTCAACTTTTAAGCCAAAGAGTTGTGCAACTGTCGCTTCCCTGTCCTCCGTCTCTGTGAAATCATATCATTACAATCACAAAAACACGAGTCATTACCCCCCACTGTGCGACGCACTACAAGACACAGGCACAAGGAAGGAGGTCAGGACTACTTGATCGTTACAGTAGATATTCAGTCGGGCGAAagctcctctctcctctggaAGAAAAAAGATTACTAGGCATATTATTCAAATGATAAACCTCAGGCTGCATTGTCATTTCTTTAAGTGCTTCATTCCCCCAGCATGCTACAGACTGTGCAATATCCTCTCCTCCAGTGTGACCGCCTGTCTTCCgcgcaagaaaaaaaaaactcgATGACGTGGGGAAGTTAAATTAGTGTTAGCTTTGTTTTCGTGATGCAGGAGCTCTGGTAGTGAATGTGTCAAAGCCTCTAAATCTTATTTGTTGTCTTGATTAACAGCGGACAAAATGTCATGCACCAGATATCAGGTTTCTGAAGGTGCTGATGGTTTAACGTCACGTATATCAATATAACATTTGCTTAAAGTCTTGTAAATGAACAGTAATTAGTGTGTGCAGTTATACTGAAATGGAATGATGCAATAATCAGTTCGTGATTTATCTCTGCACACAGAAGGGTTTCTCTACAGATGTACTCTGTCACTGTCAGTTATATTCATGTGTATAGCTGCGTGTTGACAAGTCGTGATATTCTACCAGTCTCTAAACTAGGACTCGAGGTCAAGCGCTCTCAGAGTCTTCCTTCTTGTCCTTCTTCCCCTCGCCCTCTCCCTCCGTCGCCTCGGTGCCGTCGCGTCTGCGTTTGCGGTTTCGAGCGCTGGCCTTCGACGCCGGCAGAGACTCCATGCCCAGAACTTTGTGGATCTGACGGAAAGCGAGCAGCCGCAGAGCATGCTGCAAAAAGAGAGGGAACAGGAAAGAGAAATATAGTCAGTGGGTTCATCGGTTTACTCGTTATTACACAGCTGGTCCATTTCTACATCCTACATTCTTATTCCTGTATACAGTTGTGAAGGGATGTTGTATTTTTGCAGTCGTGTAAAGTTACAAAGTACAttaactcaagtactgtactatcTTTAttaaaagctaatgttgggctataaaggaactacagcacggtcacatgacttcacgtcaccaccgctaagctaaaggcggctaatgttgggctataaaaggaactactgcacggtcacatgacttcacgtcaccaccgctaagctaaaggaggctaatgttgggctataaaggaactacagcacggtcacatgacttcacgtcaccaccgctaagctaaaggtggctaatgttgggctataaaggaactacagcacggtcacatgacttcacgtcaccaccgctaagctaaaggtggctaatgttgggctataaaggaactacagcacggtcacatgacttcacgtcaccaccgctaagctaaaggcggctaacgttgggctataaaggaactacagcacggtcacatgacttcacgtcaccaccgctaagctaaaggcggctaatgttgggctataaaggaactacagcagggtcacaggacttcacgtctccaccgctaagctaaaggcggctaacgttgggcGTGATAACGTTTAGTCGTCAAATCTtaacacttgttagcaacttctgtttttaaattcaccagtggggtatttttattttatgtagtgGAACAAAACATGAAAATCTCAAATCAGAATTACGTTTTTCAGCCTAATTGATACTCCGTGTGTACCTGTGCGCTAGCTGTGATGTCCTCTCTGGCCTGGAGCATCATGGTGTCCAAAGTGTCCGTGGTGTCTTTCTCACACGGGTCCTTCAGCCCCGGGCCGTCTGAGGGAGGGGAACACGTTAAATAAGTTAAATTAGATAATGAAAGTCACTAAATCTGAGTGACAAATTCTAATGTACAAGTTGATTTCATAGCACCAGAGGGAGGAATAAGGAAATATCAGCAGAAATAAAAACGACAAAGAAATTAATCTTTTCTTTGTAGTGGCCAGAGCTTTCTTGAGTCCATTTGTCATTGAATTGTTTTATTTACATCACATTTAAGAGCATATCCATGGTAAACAAAAGATCTTAAGAGTGGTGCGTGTTTTTCCTCTTTGGTTAAGAGTTAGTTTTGTCGGAGAGAAACCCAAGAAGTGATAAAGTCGTGTGACCTGGCAGCAGGATGCCGGTGGAGATGCTCTCTAAGACGCGACGCATCGCCTCCCCGGGGCTCAGAGGACCTGAAGCACTGCTGATCACCTTCTCCACGAGTAGCTCAATCgcctagagagagagagagaattttGAAGGCTTTAGTAAATCtacaaataaacagatattTGAATGAGAGGAAGCAGGAGGGCAgggcagaacacacacacacacacacacacacacacacacacacacacacacacacacacacacacacacacacacacacacacacacacacacacacacacacacacacacacacacacacacacacacacacacacacacacacacacacacacacacacacacacacacacactaagaagaCATCTGTAATATATGTACTTCTCCAGCTGTCTCTGCACTAAGTCGAGACATTTATGTCGACATCTGAGAGTTTCTCATCCCAGCTTTGATTCAGCACTGGTATATATTCATATGGCGATGACTAGGGGTGGACAGATACAAAAAACTGCTTGTCATTGCAGTAGCCTGATGCTTTATGACGATGTGGGAGAGATTGAATATCAATACTCTCATCTACTATCCGAATAGTGGGATTTTCTCTAGGTTTACTTTAAATACCTTTACATTAGCTTTGAATGTTTAAAACATATACTTTTCATGTTACTGCTCTCTCTCAGCCCCACTCGAGACAGATATACAAAAAAAGGGCAGAAGACTAAAAAGTAAATGGACAAACAATGCACATGCTTCCAGAGATGACACCTTACTGAGGAAACACTAAAACTGAATTATTCATAATGATAATGTGAAGAGTTCCTCTCACCCAGCCGGGCATCTTCTCCCAGGTGGGAACTCTCTGGCATAAATCCCTCAGCActctgatgatgatgacgcaGGACTGCAGGCCGTTAGCACGAGCCTGCGGAGAGGAGGGAAGAAAGACATCAGATAATGAGCCTTATTTATAAAGACTGGGCTCCTCACCACTACAACATCTCACTGATGACTGAATGGAGGTATtagaaaaacatttgattactTTCTATCATCCTGTTCTGTGCAcagaataattaaaataaagtaGTTTTTCTTCAGTAGACTAACAGAGATGCTGTCTGTAATTGTACAAAATCCTACAATTTTAACCCTAAAAGGAAATTAGGTCAGTTCACTTAAGTTCCCCCACTCCTCCACATACGCCATATAttacaatattaaaaaaaaaaatcagaaccAAGTCACAAATGATTGAGCTTTTGTTAAAAAGAGGTCATATTCTGTTAATTTTCAAGctagtatatcagtatgtagtgtctctactttaaagagtcctctcctgctgatgttcaggtgtatatcagcatgtagtgtctctactttaaagagtcctctcctgctgatgttcaggtgtatatcagtatgtagtgtctctactttaaagagtcctctcctgctgatgttcaggtgtatatcagtatgtagtgtctctactttaaagagtcctctcctgctgatgttcaggtgtgtatcagtatgtagtgtctctactttaaagagtcctctcctgctgatgttcaggtgtatatcagtgtgtagtgtctctactttaaagagtcctctcctgctgatgttcaggtgtatatcagtgtgtagtgtctctactttaaagagtcctctcctgctgatgttcaggtgtatatcagtatgtagtgtctctactttaaagagtcctctcctgctgatgttcaggtgtatatcagtatgtagtgtctctactttaaagagtcctctcctgctgatgttcaggtgtatatcagtatgtagtgtctctacttcaaagagtcctctcctgctgatgttcaggtgtatatcagtatgtagtgtctctactttaaagagtcctctcctgctgatgttcaggtgtatatcagtatgtagtgtctctactttaaagagtgctctcctgctgatgttcaggtgtatatcagtatgtagtgtctctactttaaagagtcctctcctgctgatgttcaggtgtatatcagtatgtagtgtctctactttaaagagtcctctcctgctgatgttcaggtgtatatcagtatgtagtgtctctactttaaagagtcctctcctgctgatgttcaggtgtatatctgtatgtagtgtctctactttaaagagtcctctcctgctgatgttcaggtgtatatcagtatgtagtgtctctactttaaagagtcctctcctgctgatgttcaggtgtatatcagtatgtagtgtctctactttaaagagtcctctcctgctgatgttcaggtgtatatcagtatgtagtgtctctactttaaagagtcctctcctgctgatgtgcaggtgtatatcagtatgtagtgcctctactttaaagagtcctctcctgctggtgttcaggtgtatatcagtatgtagtgcctctactttaaagagtcctctcctgctgatgttcaggtgtatatcagtatgtagtgcctctactttaaagagtcctctcctgctgatgttcaggtgtatatcagtatgtagtgcctctactttaaagagtcctctcctgctgatgttcaggtgtatatcagtatgtagtgcctctactttaaagagtcctctcctgctgatgatcaggtgtatatcagtatgtagtgtctctactttaaagagtcctctgctgctgatgttcaggtgtatatcagtatgtagtgtatctactttaaagagtcctctcctgctgatgttcaggtgtatatcagtatgtagtgtctctactttaaagagtcctctcctgctgatgttcaggtgtatatcagtatgtagtgtatctactttaaagagtcctctcctgctgatgttcaggtgtatatcagtatgtagtgtctctactttaaagagtcctctcctgctgatgttcaggtgtatatcagtatgtagtgtctctactttaaagagtcctctcctgctgatgttcaggtgtatatcagtatgtagtgtctctactttaaagagtcctctcctgctgatgttcaggtgtatatcagtatgtagtgcctctactttaaagagtcctctcctgctgatgttcaggtgtatatcagtatgtagtgcctctactttaaagagtcctctcctgctgatgttcaggtgtatatcagcatgtagtgtctctactttaaagagtcctctcctgctgatgttcaggtgtatatcagtatgtagtgcacaccacaggaaagggaaaccccccaAAATAGAGTCTCTTCAGACATTTTGAAATGCTTGTGAAGGATTTACCTGAAACCATTTAgca
Encoded proteins:
- the LOC117440584 gene encoding zinc finger RNA-binding protein-like, which encodes MSPCTFSPPGGAEEEEPADLLDKRKCLENLASLRHAKWFQARANGLQSCVIIIRVLRDLCQRVPTWEKMPGWAIELLVEKVISSASGPLSPGEAMRRVLESISTGILLPDGPGLKDPCEKDTTDTLDTMMLQAREDITASAQHALRLLAFRQIHKVLGMESLPASKASARNRKRRRDGTEATEGEGEGKKDKKEDSESA